In Accipiter gentilis chromosome 18, bAccGen1.1, whole genome shotgun sequence, the following are encoded in one genomic region:
- the LOC126048103 gene encoding C-type lectin domain family 6 member A-like isoform X5, translating to MPVAGWNQPYPVWCVLSVMSFQWSFCSLTRKIVSFWLGRQPYHLFGPVFSEPWTRDPLIPPPPSTSQHPKGSGVNCLVLGRTLLTNHRLAVATRHCPVAPFSHSGGQPTALQQNFMEWRCISELPQGKEQGWTCCPKGWKRFQKSCYFFSNDTMHGIESEQNCTGMGSHLVVINSEAEQAFLSKEVQLPFRGENYYIGLSAQEVGQWHWVDNTPFIATAA from the exons ATGCCTGTGGCTGGGTGGAATCAACCCTATCCTGTCTGGTGTGTCCTCAGTGTGATGTCCTTCCAATGGTCCTTCTGCTCTCTGACACGGAAGATTGTCTCCTTCTGGCTGGGAAGGCAGCCATACCACTTGTTCGGGCCAGTTTTTTCAGAGCCCTGGACCAGGGATCCACTAATTCCCCCCCCACCTTCAACTTCACAGCACCCAAAGGGGTCTGGTGTCAACTGCTTGGTGCTGGGACGGACTCTGTTGACAAACCACAGGCTGGCTGTGGCCACCAGACACTGCCCAG tCGCTCCCTTCTCCCATAGCGGTGGCCagcccacagccctgcagcagaaTTTCATGGAGTGGCGGTGCATCTCAGAGTTGCCTCAAGGCAAAG AGCAAGGCTGGACATGCTGCCCGAAGGGCTGGAAACGCTTTCAAAAAAGCTGCTATTTTTTCTCAAATGATACAATGCACGGCATTGAGAGTGAGCAGAACTGCACTGGGATGGGCTCCCACCTGGTGGTGATCAACAGTGAAGCAGAGCAG GCTTTCCTCTCTAAGGAGGTTCAACTACCTTTTAGAGGAGAGAATTACTACATCGGTCTGAGTGCACAGGAGGTGGGCCAGTGGCACTGGGTGGACAATACTCCATTTATTGCGACGGCAGCGTGA